A genome region from uncultured Roseibium sp. includes the following:
- a CDS encoding IclR family transcriptional regulator, translating into MSVSSGSGERLFAILDLFTEDRLEWTPQEIMAELGYTRPTLYRYLRTLKDAGFLTSLPGRGFTLGPRVVELDFLVRRSDPVVEIGRDQVDMLANRYPCSSLLVRYYGKKLLCVHSACSIPDPRSSYPRGRPMPLARGAISRAILANLPRRQQKPIIAGALEDFTEIGIGSTVESVLDSMRAIRRRGYSIAHGEVTPGVVGIAAPVFDSGRLPIAALCITIEQTALEAQGLRETEIAENVREAAAEISFELAELQHDPTETKDQEPVDSRNNSLIAQGENT; encoded by the coding sequence ATGAGCGTTTCTTCCGGAAGCGGCGAGCGGTTGTTCGCGATCCTGGACCTGTTCACCGAGGACAGGCTGGAGTGGACGCCGCAGGAAATCATGGCCGAGCTCGGCTACACGCGCCCGACCCTCTACCGCTATCTTCGCACCTTGAAGGACGCGGGTTTCCTCACCTCCCTGCCGGGGCGGGGCTTTACGCTCGGGCCGCGCGTGGTGGAACTGGACTTCCTGGTTCGCCGCTCGGATCCGGTCGTGGAGATCGGGCGCGATCAGGTCGACATGCTCGCAAACCGCTATCCGTGTTCGTCGCTCCTGGTACGTTACTACGGCAAGAAACTCCTGTGCGTGCATTCGGCCTGCTCGATACCCGATCCGCGGTCGAGCTACCCGAGAGGGCGGCCGATGCCGCTCGCCCGCGGTGCCATTTCCCGCGCGATCCTCGCCAACCTGCCGCGCCGCCAGCAGAAGCCGATCATCGCGGGCGCGCTGGAGGACTTCACCGAGATCGGGATCGGTTCGACCGTCGAGAGTGTTCTCGATTCCATGCGGGCCATTCGCCGCCGCGGATATTCGATTGCGCATGGGGAAGTCACCCCCGGGGTCGTCGGGATTGCCGCGCCGGTGTTCGATTCCGGTCGCCTGCCGATTGCCGCGCTCTGCATCACCATCGAGCAAACGGCTCTGGAGGCACAGGGGCTGAGGGAAACGGAAATTGCCGAAAACGTTCGTGAGGCAGCCGCAGAAATCAGTTTCGAGCTTGCGGAACTGCAGCACGATCCAACTGAAACCAAAGACCAGGAACCGGTCGATAGCCGGAACAACAGCTTGATTGCTCAGGGAGAAAACACGTGA